The following coding sequences lie in one Candidatus Dormiibacterota bacterium genomic window:
- the nusA gene encoding transcription termination factor NusA yields MEQVNFLKAIDLLTEEKNLPRELVVETVEAALAAAYKKDYGDKDQVVRTRLNEKDGSVQVYVTKEIVKTAEEVENPHLQISLEEAKKHDKDAKVGVKTSADGEEEPNTVEYEEHPKDFGRVAAQTAKQVIIQRLREAEREIVFNEYKDKEETVLNGVVQRVDGNIVYVDLGKSLGVLFASEQIPGERYYNGQRVKVYVVRVEQTSRGPQIVLSRAHPNIVKALFEMEVPELESGAVEIKGVAREAGTRSKVAVLSNTDGVDAVGTFVGGRGARVQAVMGELGEEKIDIILYDEDPKTYIINALSPTKVISVELDEKENKATVKVPEDQLSLAIGKQGQNVRLAAKLTNWNIDIVSADESKVEAVAEAATEKKSARRKDLEGSLIEAVEQQIADETSTEAPTAEEAPEQAETPELEEETAEALGQEPAASEADAPKE; encoded by the coding sequence ATGGAACAAGTTAACTTTCTAAAAGCTATCGATCTCTTAACAGAAGAAAAGAACCTGCCGCGTGAGCTGGTAGTAGAAACAGTAGAGGCCGCCTTGGCCGCCGCCTATAAGAAGGATTACGGCGATAAAGACCAAGTGGTGCGCACTAGATTAAACGAAAAAGACGGCTCGGTACAGGTTTACGTAACCAAAGAGATTGTAAAAACCGCTGAAGAGGTGGAAAACCCTCACCTGCAAATCAGCCTGGAAGAGGCTAAAAAGCACGATAAGGATGCCAAGGTTGGCGTTAAGACCTCGGCCGACGGCGAAGAAGAGCCGAATACCGTAGAGTATGAGGAGCACCCGAAGGATTTCGGCCGGGTGGCAGCTCAGACCGCTAAACAGGTAATTATTCAGCGTCTACGAGAAGCCGAGCGCGAGATCGTCTTTAACGAGTATAAAGATAAAGAAGAGACCGTCTTAAACGGTGTCGTGCAGCGAGTAGATGGCAACATTGTATACGTGGATCTCGGTAAATCGCTCGGTGTGCTGTTTGCTTCCGAGCAGATTCCGGGTGAGCGTTACTACAACGGGCAGCGGGTTAAAGTTTACGTAGTGCGGGTAGAGCAGACCAGCCGCGGCCCGCAGATTGTTCTCTCTCGGGCGCATCCTAATATTGTGAAGGCGCTTTTTGAGATGGAAGTGCCCGAGCTGGAATCCGGCGCAGTTGAAATTAAAGGCGTAGCCCGCGAGGCCGGCACCAGAAGTAAGGTGGCCGTACTCTCTAATACCGATGGTGTGGACGCGGTCGGTACGTTTGTGGGGGGCAGGGGCGCCCGGGTGCAGGCAGTGATGGGTGAGCTGGGCGAGGAGAAGATAGATATTATTCTCTACGACGAAGACCCCAAAACCTACATTATAAACGCGCTTTCTCCGACCAAGGTTATTAGTGTGGAACTGGATGAGAAGGAGAACAAGGCGACTGTAAAAGTGCCTGAAGACCAGCTTTCTCTGGCTATTGGTAAACAAGGCCAAAACGTGCGCTTGGCCGCTAAATTAACGAATTGGAATATTGATATTGTGAGTGCTGATGAATCTAAGGTAGAGGCTGTGGCCGAAGCCGCCACCGAAAAGAAGTCTGCCCGCCGTAAGGATCTGGAAGGCTCTTTGATTGAGGCTGTAGAGCAGCAGATCGCGGATGAAACTTCGACTGAGGCGCCAACAGCAGAAGAGGCACCTGAGCAGGCAGAGACACCTGAATTAGAAGAAGAGACAGCCGAAGCGCTAGGCCAAGAGCCTGCAGCATCAGAGGCAGATGCACCCAAAGAATAG